Proteins encoded in a region of the Phaenicophaeus curvirostris isolate KB17595 chromosome 1, BPBGC_Pcur_1.0, whole genome shotgun sequence genome:
- the LOC138716618 gene encoding histone H2B 1/2/3/4/6, with protein sequence MPEPAKSAPAPKKGSKKAVTKTQKKGDKKRKRSRKESYSIYVYKVLKQVHPDTGISSKAMGIMNSFVNDIFERIAGEASRLAHYNKRSTITSREIQTAVRLLLPGELAKHAVSEGTKAVTKYTSSK encoded by the coding sequence ATGCCTGAGCCGGCCAAGTCCGCTCCCGCGCCCAAGAAGGGCTCCAAGAAAGCCGTCACCAAGACGCAGAAGAAAGGCGACAAGAAGCGCAAGAGGAGCCGCAAGGAGAGCTACTCCATCTACGTGTACAAGGTGCTGAAGCAGGTGCACCCCGACACGGGCATCTCGTCCAAGGCCATGGGCATCATGAACTCCTTCGTCAACGACATCTTCGAGCGCATCGCCGGCGAGGCGTCGCGCCTGGCGCACTACAACAAGCGCTCCACCATCACCTCGCGGGAGATCCAGACGGCCgtgcggctgctgctgcctggcgaGCTGGCCAAGCACGCGGTCTCCGAGGGCACCAAGGCTGTCACCAAGTACACCAGCTCCAAGTAA
- the LOC138719043 gene encoding histone H2B 1/2/3/4/6 — protein MPEPAKSAPAPKKGSKKAVTKTQKKGDKKRKRSRKESYSIYVYKVLKQVHPDTGISSKAMGIMNSFVNDIFERIAGEASRLAHYNKRSTITSREIQTAVRLLLPGELAKHAVSEGTKAVTKYTSSK, from the coding sequence ATGCCTGAGCCGGCCAAGTCCGCTCCCGCGCCCAAGAAGGGCTCCAAGAAAGCCGTCACCAAGACGCAGAAGAAAGGCGACAAGAAGCGCAAGAGGAGCCGCAAGGAGAGCTACTCCATCTACGTGTACAAGGTGCTGAAGCAGGTGCACCCCGACACGGGCATCTCGTCCAAGGCCATGGGCATCATGAACTCCTTCGTCAACGACATCTTCGAGCGCATCGCCGGCGAGGCGTCGCGCCTGGCGCACTACAACAAGCGCTCCACCATCACCTCGCGGGAGATCCAGACGGCCgtgcggctgctgctgcctggcgaGCTGGCCAAGCACGCGGTCTCTGAGGGCACCAAGGCTGTCACCAAGTATACCAGCTCCAAGTAG